The nucleotide window agtatttatatacagattaaatatacataattgaaagtttgataaagcattaacaaaatgaacattacggaacttcaaaatATGTATCCTTTCTCTTTTCCTTTCCCTCCCTTTCaccgttttctttttttccattttcattttaccatattccctttccccgttttccttttttacctttccccttttcatcctcctttccctttccttccccatATATCTTTCACTTACTGCTATTTCCCCTTTCACTTactaaatacctactacactagtacaaaaaattaaagagacagctacattttatgacaaaaaatgactgtattcaaactactttaactttacaACCAAGatgcttagagagacgaataaaaaaaatgtaagcttaAATACTCTACTTTTAGACAGTATActttagatttcaaaaatcatcaaatttaaaaaaaaatcagtgagaaaatGTAAgtctctcatttaaaatgtaagtttcaactcagaaataggatttccacatttaaaaacaataattgcaattactgtttttaagaacggatcttaaaaacagcaattcaaattctgatttttaacatataagtttaaaaattttgggaagGCGCTAGAAAATCTTTGATTCTCAACGTGGGCGGTGGGTAAAAATGTTGAGAATCAATCATGTACATAATATAACAATTTCCTAATAATCAtttcacaaaaacaatttttatctttgtctCGCAACGAAATTTTAACAGATTGTTTACAAAAGCATCgagttgaattttttcttttaaggaaaCGGGAACGGCAATTATCGCTGTAAATGAATACGACAATTAACAATCTTCTTATAAACCTATTGATGAAATATAGTTTGGAAATAGTGATAAAAGTTTTCATACACACTAGATCCGAAAACTAAAcgcattttaatatcatttatctattatttacctaattatttatctaatattgatatttatattttttcttccttagtaattaaattttgtttatttttattaactttttatttatagtcgcaacaacaattaaagtcactaatgtaactgtaaatataccggtaacatgtagtcttgaacagactcagaccgtccattcctgaaatgtgtggttaattaaaccctaaccatcaaagaacaccggtattctcgatctagcattcaaatccactccaaagttgagagttctaaggttcaaatcctagtaaaagcagtaacttttaaacggatttgtatactagatcgtggataacgatgttctttggttattgggtttcaattaaccacacatctcaggaatggtcgacgtgagcctgtacaagactacacttcttttacattcaCACACATCATCATCATTCTCCGTAGTAATTCTTACGAcggttacggaggctaaacagaaaaatagaaagtattcaaatccaaataaaagtaacacctttactatgatttgaaccaaagaactcttgatttcgaaataggctgatttacgatgagttttaccattagaccaatccggtgggttaattaaatttcttgatataataaaaactaacgaGGTAACCGTTATCAGCCCATTTTCTTGTCAAGtgaaatatatgattattaaatgaaattataaacaataattgtaaCGATTTATCCGCTAGAATCTTAATTAGTTGCATTATTCCATTTACAGCGTTGAATTTTATGCCTTATTCCTCgcaatagaaacatttttatttaatggttttgcTTTCCTGagatcatagctctagagctaagttgcaagaaggaaagtatggaaatcattcaaaaatggggtatgagttATTTCTCAACTTTTTATGATCCAggaacctcaaaaaaaaaaaaaagggaagggTTATGTTCGTACGTAGTACGTACGTACAtgtgtacgtgtgttggcgtattTAAAGCTTAATTggatggaccgattttgatgaaatcttatacagagacttgtgtatatggagtaatttgttggtaaaatttacGGAACAATATTTCTAGCGTATGTGGGAGGGGGTTGGAagaggtcaattttctcaaaattttgcaattaacATACACATTAAACTCAGTCAGTACATGCATGCATGTTTATCttagcagtttttaaaaaatagttcctCCAAAATTCCCCTTAtcccaaaaatctaaaaagctatcattttatttattgaatattttttagggaatattttattgtctttGTAGGCATAGTAATAATGCAAGCGACCCAATaaaatactttggaggcaatattggAGAGGAAGAGCCGATCCCCacccaaaaatatataaataatatattatacgtttaaaaatatcgatttttttttatttcttaaaacgtttattagtttattcatacaataaataatattaaaagtttaaataataaactttcaatgataatattatagtaaaatttcataataattcatcCCCCCAccaaaagaaatcttaggtaattttttattggttgtacattttttagtgaatttttttagtttcttccagttagtaaatgtaaaaaaatcaacaaaacattttttgaagcgtgattttggaggtggatgagcaaaaaaataaatttttttaaacgtttttgtttatttaaacacgtaatgataattttacaataaaacttcatcttaAATTCCccctacttcaaaaaataaatttagataaccTTTTccgtgtatcattatttttctactatataaaaataaataaacaatgacaggaaagtattacattttacacggatttgagcactagatcgtggataccggtgttctttggtagttgggtttcaatcaaccacacatctcaggaatggtcgaactgagactgtacaaaacgacccttcatttacacactcatacatatcatcctcattcatcctctagtattatctgaacggtaattaccggaaactaaacaggaaaaagaaagaaagggaaagtattacaacttttctgtccgattgttttttttttatttttagctaaaaatggttcattttattatatttttattcttaaattttatttcaccataacttaatcaaaaaataagttatttatataaaagtatgaaAGTTGAAAAAAGAGAGTAGTATTAACCAGTTAATAAagcatatttatgtattttttggcGTTTCACATTgacgatttaaattaataataatcaaagaagGGATTTGTTTCGTATTTCCTTCAACGTTTTAGATAAATTCAGATATTgttctaaaaatatgaaaatctgcAGAAAATCAATTCGAGAATAAAATAATCCTCATAGTTTTggcataaatatgaataatttgttATAGCTTATGACTAACTCCAGTGGTATAGTGCGACAAGATTGTTaacagttgttttttattatacattgctGTAGTAAAATTCCGATAAAATAAAAGCTAAcgttagcttttattttatttttaaacagaaagttatagtaatgttaattttttttaactatatttataaacaatgaaatttttgtaacagaaaaagtatattataaatttcagcaGCTATcgattaatgcaatttttaaaataaaaaaatgaatatgtaatctGAAATCCatttacagattaaataataataattataaattaatatcaataactaataaatcggtaaataaaaaatatattaaatttcagttataactattattaagacaaagagaaaaatacaatttcagcGTACTATAAAGCTTATtcgaataagaaaaaagtatttattaatccTAAGTTATAACAAAGCTTTCTACAGATTAATGTCTGAATCCTTAATTCTATACATGACATAAGTTCACATGAGATCACACTAATAatgagttttaattttcattataattatcttctaaaaataatgagtttttaaattaaaaataataagaaatattaaggaaataaaggtaaaaaaatggcTGAAAGTATTGCTGAACATTTCAGTGTTCAGAAATACTGCACACTGAGataataaacaagatttttttacccTTATTAACAGAAGAGTATTTTTAAGGGAAAATGAATAACGGTTCGGGAAAACAAGCAATTAGGAAATCACATAGGAAAGGATATATTATTCCATACACGATTAGCGATATAAGAaagaacaaataacaaaaaaaaatgtttaaatccttaatcttacaaaaaatgttttaataaaattatccaatTCCTCATCCACACGCTACAtgcaaaataataagaaaattaaccaTAGCCAAAGGTTACATAGATTTGAACAATGAAATTGAAAACTGATATCAGTTTATATTCGTTACTATGGAAACCATTTAAGCTACATGAACTCATTTAAGTCATGAACCCATGACCCATTTAAGTCATGAGCTCATGAAACCATTTAAGTCATGAACTCTCGTAAATTGTATTGTAGTGGGTTTGACAAACCTAACATGCATTCCgtctgattatattaatttttttttgtgatctttaacttcctaaattaaaaataatagtggtaacggtaataaaaatagtagaatCGATAATTACATAAACTTATATGTCTTGGAGATCTTTCTgaaccatttgaaataaaaaaaaacccctttCGGTACGCAGGAAGGCGGAAGTACcggatttcaccggtgctaagtaggggataaaaaagatttctatcttaaaattaagaaaaacttcaaatttaatcaatacgacaaagattgcgtgtgaaaaaagtttcatgtaTTTAGCATAAGACAAACTCCAtcctcttacaattccagcaatatttcggtcatcccttgccataagggttgattttatcaaaaattatttcacacaaaggttttaggtaatatttagaggattaacgaccactttaaatcgattcaatactgtgcctattaaggaaggtatgattttttgtcttcgaaactccattttttccatctcctgggcaaatggttggtgatgacaaaaaactttacttatataagttttagttccttatccaaagaatagtaggaactttaaccgtatttgatattttacttaagaaagttatagcgatattttgttgtttttttttaaatctccatttccacccccatggtccgattatgcccattaacgaactcgaccgaaaatCTTGgttgttatgttttatgtatcaatttgaaagcgcaaaattacggaatttatcgtgtccacaagaaagtgaaaaatatatatataaatgtatatataaacttttgaactgatggtgattttggggtctgggggatgtgaaacgcgaagatatgtcgaaatttaccggaagtcgaatcatggtacccattacaataggtagctttcttctgaaatctacctaaaagaagtatattaattctatttgtttctttatttatctaaTCACGCCActtggatttttaatattttaaattttaatatttttctgcaaaaaataaaacaatttgacaattaactatttttttttgaagtttatttttattattattattaatatgaaagagCAAGCATCTACAGCTATtctcattagcccggtggaaattggtaacgtatgaaaagatgccatgcctgaccgggattcaaagcCGGGAGTTTATCTTTAATAAACTATTAGGACATAAAACTTAGTTACAgattaattaatactaaatacttTTTTTGGAGAAAACACGACGATTATcgatatttcaattttcttatggAATCTACTTAACAGGCGGCAGACAAAGAGACAGACTTTCTCCGATCCTCTTTAACTGCACtctaggaaaaataattaaagaatggaAGAAAGAACTCTAAAAACTAAGTAttgcagaaaatgttaaaatgggatataagaacaaatttataaacatagcCTTATTAGCCTTCGCGATGGCATCGCGATATTTGCAAAAGAAATGGATGAGGCTCGAATTAAAGTCCAGAATTTAAGCGAATGTGCTAATAAAATAGGCTTACAAAtttctttcgaaaaaacaaaatggttctccaatgataaaaaaaaattacaaacactaaAAAGTCTcgaaaatcaagaaaataaaatagtatctaGAATTAAATATCTCGGAGAAGTAATAATACCATACGCTCTAGAAGAAGAAGCGCTAAAAGGGCGAACGCAAAAAAATTGGGTTAGCGTTCAACTTAAtacgaaatttatataataaatatcgttTTCGCATAATGGTAAACGCCTGCATTACAAAACAGTTTTCTTCCGGAGGTGTTATATGGTGCCGAGtgtttgaaaaatctttctgataaagatctttttaaaaaaaaattttaagaaacatatatgGATACGATTACCAGGACGGactttataaactaaaaagagaaacagaaatttataaaaatagagaaaaaataaaagtcagcATCCGGAGAAAAAGATTACAATAGAATTATGGgcatttatacagaatgagcgaaaacagattaacaaaacaactgaagatttataacagtaaattattaaaactagttggctgaaagaagtagaaaacgattttagaattttaaaaaactccaAAGAAATCGgtttaaattagagaaaaatttagaaaattgatcAAAGAATCTCAGTTTCCAGAGACGAAGGATTACAGGAGTAAAGGAAGAAAGTGGACCGAGgaagaaaaactacaaaagagtgaaaaaatgaaaaaaaaatactaggaaaacaaaagaagttcaaAACTATTACGCAAACGTGATCCTTAATGGTCCAGacgaacaaaataaaactttcatcccagagatataaaaataatagttaattacaataaataacagcaTTAGAgacaataacttaaaatatataaaatagtataataaaaatcggCTACTTTATCGATAAACCGACTTAAGCTATATCGCCATAGGAAATTCATGGAAATTTTTCCTTCATCCAATATTCGATTTATTCAACTCATTCGTTTCACTtcagaagataaaattaattctttttaagttcTACGTTGAATCATCATATGTTCTCTTCTGCCTGTTGGCAAGTCCTTGGCACCACCGCTGTCTCCATCTGTTTCTGACCCGTGCTTTTCTTTTCGTCTCATCATAAACTTCACTGttatttatgtcatttattaacttcagcatcttcctttcatttttttcaccATCAACGGGCCTTCAAgcactgtatttattattccttttaccCTAATTGTACGCCCGATCCAATTTCCTTACTACATAAAAAACAGCataaataatagagaaaaataatacgTAAGTATTCCATAACGCTTAATAAAGAATAGATATAATAACAACACTATTCGATAAATAATTGTCTATTTTAAGCATCAAGAAAGTGCTTTCCTTCAGATCTTATATGACTAGGTTCTTGTGAATAATTTGTATCTTGTACAATTGACTTAATATCActtattaaaagattaacatcgcttttattattttcttccgaACTTGTACCAGGTACGGCTTGTTGATACCTTCCCATATcggcattaaaaataatatcgttaatATTATGCTGTACAATGGAACGAGTCCGGaaatcataatttcttaatttatgcaTTACATATTCACCGTATGCTTTACATTCATCTCTTTTATCATAACCTTCTGTTAATCTTCTAACCATTTTATATAGAGTGGGTACTCTCGGATCATCATTTCGATATTTCCTTTTAGCTGTTAATCGTCTCTTCTGGTTACGTAAATCGTTTAATTCATTTTCTGATGGAATATTAATTGTTCCTTCCGCCTCTGTAATATTTTCCTGAGAATCAGGAGCACTGTAAAGTATTTCTAATTCTTCAGGTTCTTGTATTTCGCTTTTTATTACgttacaaaaatcaaattctgGAATGTCACCGTTTTCGGTCACCTGAAACAaagattaattacttttattacaaaaaaataaataaaattaacagttagaaaactgtataaattatacatttcaataaaaaacacaACATTATAATTGACTGCACTACCTAAAATGACGTATATTTGAACTTTATATAAGTCAAAAACCCTAAGAAAAAAGATTGAAAGCCACCTGACTCGAAATATAAGTCATTccagaaatttcagtttttcataagATAATAAGCATTCTACGTCAAGCTTACTAAGTAAAATGAGGAGTAAAGTGTTTtcgtggttgttttttttttataaggccGAATATGCCACTGCATATTCAATAAACCAAGCTTATCAAAATGGagatatttaattctataagtGTCATTTTCACGTTGTTTTCCAAACAAATTGGTTGTTGTGACATACGACACAGCCATAAGAATGGCTGAGTTAAGAATGGTTGAGAGTTAAATTAATCCTTTTGTGATGAGAAATAATGCATTGTACACATACGTCTCCTTAGTTAagggtaaataaattattctttgaacaaaaaagaagaaattttgtaaatgcaAATTACATAGTATAATTGTTACAAACACTGATTACAAACACTGTTACAAACGTTTGTGTGCAGATTTTTaggccaaaaaaataaaaaataaaagagatatttCTTAGAGGTgggtgaataaattttaagaaatatttttctaaaaatatttatatataaattaagcttaacaaatttgctttagtaaacttttctttaaatttaacacgCCCTTCAATAGaagctaaaataacaaaaataaaattttcaaaaatctttctacattttaagtccggggtctataatctgtaaaaattatagatatttcttgatagctttaactatgaagaaaaaattttcaaaaattaaaaaaaatatttaaactgaaaggaagtacagaagaaaaacaaaaaaaaaacatgtttcgaTTTTAAGTGGTGGggattggttttttaaaaaaacatttttggattatttatacatGCAATTTCGGTAAGATATTtgcttttataaagttaaagcaAATATGTTGTTTTAACTCTATACTACCtcagaagaaaatcgaaattggtttttcatGATATCTCCCCAACCcctaaaagaattttgaaaaaaaaaattaatataatcaaagcccaatatacagaaatattttaagcaaatcggtttggtcaaacctgagatataaggccacaACCAATGTGACCATACAAGTACATGTGTATgctcaacaaatttttttttctagttgaaCTAATTGTAccgtaaaacgtaaagatttaaccaaaaaaaagcgatacctcatttttgacataATGACCATATTTTAACCTTTACTATTCTAACTATTCCAGTTTTATTCGCCGAGAAAGTAAAATAGTTATAAGGATACTACTGACGCAGTATGCCCCCTTAACCACTAGTTTAGGGCAAGTATTTGGGGAAATATTTCCACAAGTTTGggggaaatattttataaaatgttttttgaaaatattgttattt belongs to Lycorma delicatula isolate Av1 chromosome 1, ASM4794821v1, whole genome shotgun sequence and includes:
- the LOC142334466 gene encoding uncharacterized protein LOC142334466 — its product is MEWSDDTVIELIREYKAHPVLWNPQHKYYKFNNRKLEAWTHIAEILNVDIAELKRKMASLLASYRRERQKAIKKSYGTGSTDDVSESTWFAYKAFSFLKEIYRPRLSTNLDQVTENGDIPEFDFCNVIKSEIQEPEELEILYSAPDSQENITEAEGTINIPSENELNDLRNQKRRLTAKRKYRNDDPRVPTLYKMVRRLTEGYDKRDECKAYGEYVMHKLRNYDFRTRSIVQHNINDIIFNADMGRYQQAVPGTSSEENNKSDVNLLISDIKSIVQDTNYSQEPSHIRSEGKHFLDA